The region TATTGTCACGTTCTTGACTAAATTGTTCAGGCGGTGTACtatttattcttaattttacaattttttttaaaaatttaattttttatcaattacaataaatctttttaatttttataattacgtccaatttaaaaagtttttttacAATTGTatctaatttctttttaattcaaatcTTTGTATCTTATATCAATTacgatcaaattttaaaaatattaaatctatAAAGAGTAACCATGAAAGTTTGGttgcaattgataaaaaaacacaaagatctgaatttaaaaaattaaatttaaaattttgaatataattacaaaaaattcttttaaattaaatatgattatagcaattaaaaatttattgtaattgataaaaaatacaaaaatttaaatttaaaaaatagttttgccatgaataattgttttcttttgaAACTGGCTAAAATTAATTCTCTccattcaaaataataataataataaaaaaaaattctctccaaaaaaattcaaacatttccacttAGCTCATTTGCAGTTTGCCTCATGGCACTCGACGACATCAAGCTTGATGTCGTTTTACAAATTTTGAGTTAGCTTGCAGAATAAGCTTCCACTGCCACAAATAGTTAAGCATCATAACATAACCTTCAAAGAGACAAAATCCGTTCCCtctcaaaattcaaaatcatcAAACACTTCTTATGAGAGCAACACCACCACCACCGGTGGCAATGGCATCGACGGCGGCTAGTCATTTCCTTTTAGGCTCAAACAATGACCAACTTGAACACGCTCAAGAACCTGCTGCTGCACGCGCCGCTGCTCTCCGCCATGACGCCGCCACATTTGCCTCTCCTCCTCCTCGTGATCCTACCTGTCTTAGCCAAGATCAAATAATGGAGCTGTTTCAAAAATGCATCAAACTTGCCAgtgaaaatgtaattttttttatatttttttaaagttaattaatttgttGTTGTTCTTATATTATATGTACAAAAAAAACTTGGACTATTACCATCCTTAAAATGCATGcctttttctaaatttttttacataaaagtGCAAAACTTTTGAACTACATGACCTAAAAAATGCAGCCTTTTTTGAGTTACATTACCCTAAAAAAGTGTAAGCTTTTTGAGCTGTATTGCTTAAAATAGGAATGCAAACTGTTAATTAAGTATTTAGTATTCCACTAACGAGCATtagctcaaatgatataagcgctgaGTAGCAAATTCCTAAAGAAAAAGTATTTAGTATTTTATAGtaatacaaaaaaatgcaattattTTGAGTTACATTTATGcccttaaaattttaaaccttTTGAGTAACATAACATTGCGTaaaaatgcaaatgtttttGGAGTTTGATTGTGTTGCTTTGCTTCAATATGTTTAAATGTGAATGTAGAAAATAAATGAGAAGAATACGTGGGAACTGAAGCTAATAGATCATCTTGGTGAGATTAGTAAAGTTGAAAGAGGAGGAGTTGATGCTGAGCCTAATTTCCAAaaggttagtttttttttttttttttttgaaaattcaattaattgacATTGGAAAGATTTTCATATGTATAGTTATTCTGTTGTTTCTTTGTTAAAACTTTTTAGCATGTTTTGTTTTTGAAGAGTTAGCATGATTTTGATGATTAATAATCTCTTATACAATGAGTGAGGCATGTATTGCAGGCAAGCTGTATACTGGAAGCAGGTGTTAGAATATACTCTGTGAGAGTGGATTCAGTGCATTCACATGCTTATAAGCTTCTTGCCAGGATCAATCGAGCTGGTCTACAAGATTCTGAAAGTAACAATTCTATGTTTTTTTGGTTCTATTCTATATGCTAAAAAATATGCTGTTCGCTTGTGATTTAACGTTCCTTTCAACTTGAGAATATATACCAGAATGTTAATGGAACAGAATACTGGCCAAACTAACAGTCTATGCTGAAGTATGATTGGAAAAGGGTAGTACTGACTTTAAGAAAATGTCTGCTTCCTCTCTGTTATTACAGAACTTGCATTTTGATTCTATTTATGTTTTGAATTAGCCTGTTGATAAATAGTCTGCTATATCGGAATTTTATATACTTGGCATGTTTTATATTGTTGGAATTGTATCCCTTCACTGTTCCAACTTGGTGCATTGGTGTAGAACCTAATATAGAGAGTGAGATTGTCAACAGTCAGCAAGATGAAAGTCAATCTAAAGAAGAATCTGAAAAGAATGTAAATATCATAATATTAGTTTTTCTTCTTGGAGAATTATgcatacatatataaatatcataCAATTTGTTTATGCAGATTTCGCCATTATCAACATTGGAATACTCACTTGAAGCTCTAAATATGAAGAAGTTTGATTGTAAGTGCATCTCTTCCGCCGTCCTTTGTACATTTCATTTGCTATTCCTTGTCTTTCTTGTAATATATCTCTTGGTTTTCCAGTTGCATTTGCAGCGGATCCTCTGTATCATTGGACACATGCACAATATGACGAAAGTGGAGCCAAGGGCCTTCTTTTGAATAACCTTGGAGTATATGGTGGATGCCAGGTGCTTTTTGATTCTTTTGAAGTGCCAGGGAAGTGCCATTCATGTTCCCACCAAAATGATATCTCAGATGAGATTGATATCTCATTTGCCAAAGGTGTTTGACATTTCGAATAAGGCAttcttttttgatttatttattatgaaGAAAAGTTATAATTGTATGCTGGTACTTTGCAGATTCAATTGAGCACATGATGATGAACatgatgaaagaaaatgaaatttctCCAACTCTTAAGGACATTCTTTGTTATCTTGATGGGGATAATCAAAGATCCTCCGAGATTCTTAATGCATATGAGAAGTCTGATGCTACAACTGATGGGATTGATACTAGTAAAGTTGAAATGGATAATTTTTCATGGACATCCAATCTTGTTGACGAGATGAACATTTTTGAAGAGACATTATGTTGCGATTCTTCTTCAAGTCATTCTGAGGTGCCTCTTTGCTTTGACTTGTAGAATACATGCTTTATGTTGTACTTAACTGAAGGAGGAACTAAGAATTAACAAATGCCACTTATTCAGTTTTGGTgtgattttttagtttattgtaGATCAAGGTCTTGAAAATGTTTCCATGTTTCTGCTTCGAGAATTCGGTATCAATTCAAAGAAAAACATATGGGCAGGTCCTGATCACTGGAAAATTCGGAAGTGCAAGAGTAAGTCTTAGCAAAGACAACAGCAAAGCTATTTTGGTTTGCACTTCTACTTAGTGTGGCATCCTGTCTGTAGGTAGAGAAGATGTTCCTGTTGCAGAAAGTGGATCAACATTCAAAACTAAGAGACAGAAGAACCAAAATCAAGCAGAGGTGGATGTTGTTTTCAGGATATCATCAGAGGAGGAACCAGTTGATATATTTGCTCCACCAAAAAGTCTAAAGAATTTACTTCTACCGGAAAACCGAGCCCCACTTAGCACCACTCTTCCAGAGGATTGCCATTATGAACCTCTGAATCTTTTGAAGCTGTTTCTCCTTCCTAATGTCCTGGTAACATGAGAATCTTATTATTACTCTTAAAGAGTGTTTTTCCTCATTGCGCTTTTTTTAACAACTTATAATATTGTCTCTATATTCAACTTGTAAGATCTGTTGATgttcttgaaaattttcaataaCTAATAACTTTTTCCCCTTCTAGTGTCTAGGAAAGAAAAGAAGGGAACTACAAGGTATGAATGGGGACTTATGTTCTGATTTCTGTTCTAGGATTTATTTTGGTATATCTACGAGCTTAGTTTAATTCTTAATAGGATAATATTGACACTTCAAAAATGTAATGGATTTTGTAGCCAAATTAACTAACTCCAATTCTAATTTCAGTTTTCTAACTTTTATTGGCTGATTATCTTCATTTTGTGTTTGTTAGGCAGTATCTGTCAGCGACAAAGCAATGACTTTGATGCAGCATTCTCATCATGGGACAATGAGAGTGTCCTTAGCAGTCAACAAAATGATAGATACTTTCAAGTTGTGGAAGAAACCGATGAAGCTGTTTCTAAACCTAGCcaggttggttttgtttcaagtttatttttcttgttgcTGTAAAATTATggttcaaatcaaattaaaataccGTTTTCAGAAACATCAATACGTTCGGATGAGTATGCTCAATTTGTCTGTGTAGCATTGCACGTGAAATTTACTTTTTGATGCTTTTATGAAAGAAGAACAGTGGCAGGTGGTTATGCAATAGAAATAGCAGGTGGCTTATTCTCTTGACGAGATCTTTTTAGTTACTTGCGGAAGATATTCTTCATATGATTTGTTGGATCAAAGATTTAGAGTTAAGCtgaaatttaaatgttatacAAAGTCAATGACTAAATGTTTGTTCTTAACTTTCAGGTGGGTAAAATTGAAGTTCAGTATGAAAATACTATTAAACAAGTTGATGTACATGCATTGAAACAAACACTTTGGGATCGCATACAAGAATCTAGTGAAGCACCTGAAACAGTGAGCATACTGTCATATTTCGGAACTTTTTGTCTAatacttatatatttttgttttgccATTGAGTTAAGAGCATTTTGTACAAACCCAGGTTCTTGACTTCGTAGGATTAAAATTTAAGAGGCTCAGTACCTTCATTACAATTGGCTACTTATAACTTCTTAATATGCTCTAAAAGCTGataataaaaagttattttGTCAAGTTTGGCTTCATgaatgcaatttttttatttgctgaAGGGTCGTCCAGACATTGTATCGTTCAAACATGTCCTGGCAGCTTTTCCTGATG is a window of Mercurialis annua linkage group LG2, ddMerAnnu1.2, whole genome shotgun sequence DNA encoding:
- the LOC126667204 gene encoding condensin complex subunit 2-like — its product is MRATPPPPVAMASTAASHFLLGSNNDQLEHAQEPAAARAAALRHDAATFASPPPRDPTCLSQDQIMELFQKCIKLASENKINEKNTWELKLIDHLGEISKVERGGVDAEPNFQKASCILEAGVRIYSVRVDSVHSHAYKLLARINRAGLQDSEKPNIESEIVNSQQDESQSKEESEKNISPLSTLEYSLEALNMKKFDFAFAADPLYHWTHAQYDESGAKGLLLNNLGVYGGCQVLFDSFEVPGKCHSCSHQNDISDEIDISFAKDSIEHMMMNMMKENEISPTLKDILCYLDGDNQRSSEILNAYEKSDATTDGIDTSKVEMDNFSWTSNLVDEMNIFEETLCCDSSSSHSEFIVDQGLENVSMFLLREFGINSKKNIWAGPDHWKIRKCKSREDVPVAESGSTFKTKRQKNQNQAEVDVVFRISSEEEPVDIFAPPKSLKNLLLPENRAPLSTTLPEDCHYEPLNLLKLFLLPNVLCLGKKRRELQGSICQRQSNDFDAAFSSWDNESVLSSQQNDRYFQVVEETDEAVSKPSQVGKIEVQYENTIKQVDVHALKQTLWDRIQESSEAPETGRPDIVSFKHVLAAFPDECRSTTTADVSLHLWFFCLLHLANEHGLTIQDCPSLDDLTIHLPSVWQNAEGMA